Proteins co-encoded in one Metabacillus sp. KUDC1714 genomic window:
- the secG gene encoding preprotein translocase subunit SecG — protein MHTALIILLVLVSVALITVVLLQSGKSAGLSGAISGGAEQLFGKQKARGLDLVLHRATVILSVLFFILTILVAYIVK, from the coding sequence ATGCATACAGCATTAATTATCCTACTTGTTTTAGTATCAGTCGCTTTAATTACAGTTGTATTATTACAATCTGGTAAGAGTGCAGGTCTATCAGGTGCAATTTCTGGTGGTGCCGAGCAGCTTTTTGGTAAGCAAAAGGCTCGTGGTCTTGATTTAGTTTTACACCGTGCGACAGTTATTTTATCAGTGCTATTCTTTATTTTGACTATCTTGGTAGCATATATCGTTAAATAA
- a CDS encoding nuclease-related domain-containing protein: MILKHREFPLTIEKLEALLLRLPLKHPKIPIIIEDLKKRMAGYRGEEAIDYYLSFLEEKDYYIFHDIRLKGKNHYFQIDTLILTRKIAIIIEVKNISGTIYFDPIFKQLIQTKDQTEKAYQYPLIQLERQESQLKEWLVNNNLKEMKITSIVVISNPSTVIRSSPDDQIIHHKVIRKENLPAKIIQLEKSINSPDIEEKELKKISRKLLKKHTNADFSILARFKINESEILNGVICSSCNYLPLIRVKANWHCPKCNRKDKQAHIQAIKEYKLLVKPTISNAEMRYFLNITSPAIANRLLKSMNLRYTGSNKDRVYQLD, from the coding sequence ATGATCTTAAAACACCGCGAATTCCCCCTTACGATTGAAAAATTAGAAGCATTACTTCTAAGACTTCCTCTAAAACATCCAAAAATCCCAATTATTATTGAAGATTTGAAAAAAAGAATGGCTGGCTACAGAGGTGAAGAAGCTATTGACTATTATTTAAGCTTCCTTGAAGAAAAAGACTACTATATTTTTCATGACATAAGGCTAAAAGGTAAAAATCATTACTTCCAAATTGATACCCTTATCTTAACTCGGAAAATTGCAATAATCATTGAGGTGAAAAATATATCAGGAACTATTTACTTCGATCCGATATTTAAACAACTGATTCAAACAAAAGACCAAACGGAAAAGGCATATCAATATCCGCTAATACAATTGGAACGGCAAGAATCACAATTAAAAGAATGGCTAGTAAATAATAATTTAAAAGAAATGAAAATCACCTCAATTGTTGTCATAAGCAACCCATCCACAGTAATTCGCTCTTCTCCAGACGACCAAATTATTCACCACAAAGTAATCCGCAAAGAAAACCTTCCCGCTAAAATTATTCAATTAGAGAAATCCATCAATTCACCAGATATTGAAGAAAAGGAACTAAAAAAGATCTCTCGAAAGTTACTCAAAAAGCATACTAATGCAGATTTTTCTATATTAGCCCGCTTTAAAATAAATGAAAGTGAAATTCTGAATGGTGTGATATGTTCTAGTTGTAATTACCTTCCCTTAATTAGAGTAAAGGCTAACTGGCATTGTCCAAAATGTAATAGAAAAGATAAACAGGCTCATATTCAGGCCATAAAAGAGTACAAACTGTTAGTAAAACCAACAATTTCAAATGCTGAAATGAGGTATTTTTTGAACATAACTTCCCCGGCAATAGCGAATAGACTACTTAAATCAATGAACCTCAGGTACACAGGGAGTAATAAAGATCGTGTTTATCAATTAGACTAA